One genomic segment of Tubulanus polymorphus chromosome 4, tnTubPoly1.2, whole genome shotgun sequence includes these proteins:
- the LOC141904606 gene encoding nucleolar protein 11-like isoform X3 produces the protein MLSSFTPNALTDQQLRQSWSIRQGVCITCPSIYCVKTQKYYCIQNNRTIRIFTCDDKHLDKSLKIHTAVHIHNLVTSVYSEPWVVFHDGQISSLADATGIKEIRDQSDGGNIVFAESVDCNGKIYIFVVRCSKLRHLDISLTIEGRGKRKLVTCVLTPPESSMKSDQLTACCLQAQTTGYDLLTLWSSGHLQSTSLCGEVLKTVLRHKIPNITLNTTVAVIDSNHIALMPIQQDGCSGVGIWDCRYGTLQQWSAIPYAIQTKYKIFTMDRYIFVPCGGTIYQCTFSSDALTLNSALGKQSDPEASVESYWAAANKNNKAETYQLEPLTKLLKQIDKETVQPAEFKKILNDVLVLVHNIKQPDAAIASQFHSLWKTCCESKNIWPENLLLELIERKLLPMSSMVDVFDVIVQRKCTQMLITAIGVLKHIPEACIVGSLQFILKNLSNTDISSLVNSIEERKSYLSGDKFKTINTLLTMPFSDVFLVESLRKMSFTEVLLLLRYLHHLLKFGVESYLDFIETKSLTILQIVDWLCLLLDAHFAQLILSTDARSILVELHQITESQVVFYSELVTLETLLQQLKKNCTIPTKKNAGLYNIHILHIP, from the exons Atgctttctagtttcacaccaaatgcg cTGACTGATCAACAATTACGGCAAAGTTGGTCAATACGTCAAGGTGTATGTATTACCTGTCCTTCTATCTACTGTGTAAAAACTCAGAAATATTACTGCATACAAAACAATAGG ACTATAAGAATATTTACATGTGATGACAAACATTTAGATAAGAGCCTAAAGATTCATACAGCAGTCCATATACATAATCTGGTAACGTCGGTGTATTCTGAACCATGGGTTGTTTTTCATGATGGGCAAATTAGTTCTCTTGCGGATGCTACGGGTATCAAAGAAATTCGGGATCAATCGGATGGAGGGAATATCGTCTTTGCTGAATCTGTTGATTGTAATggaaaaatttatatttttgttgttcgATGTTCAAAATTG AGACATTTGGATATTAGTTTAACTATAGAAGGTCGAGGTAAAAGAAAGTTAGTCACCTGTGTATTGACACCTCCAGAAAGTTCCATGAAAAGCGACCAGCTTACAGCATGTTGTTTACAAGCGCAAACAACTGGCTATGACTTATTGACTCTTT GGTCTAGTGGTCATCTACAGTCAACCAGTCTTTGTGGTGAGGTCTTAAAAACAGTTCTACGCCATAAGATTCCTAACATCACCTTAAATACAACCGTAGCAGTAATCGACTCAAATCATATAGCATTAATGCCAATACAACAGGATGGCTGTTCAG GAGTTGGTATATGGGATTGTAGGTATGGTACATTACAGCAGTGGTCGGCAATACCATACGCCATCCAAACCAAGTATAAG attttcactatggatagatatatatttgttcCATGTGGCGGTACAATTTATCAGTGCACATTTTCGAGTGATGCATTAACGTTGAACTCTGCACTTGGTAAACAATCCGATCCTGAAGCTAGTGTAGAAAGCTATTGGGCAgcagcaaataaaaataataaagctGAAACATATCAGTTGGAACCTCTCACTAAATTGCTGAAAcagattgataaagaaacg GTTCAACCGGCAgaattcaagaaaatattgaacGATGTTCTTGTTCTAGTTCACAACATTAAGCAACCAGATGCAGCTATTGCCAGTCAGTTCCATTCCTTATGGAAGACATGTTGTGAGAGCAAGAATATTTGGCCTGAAAATCTTCTGCTGGAACTCATTGAGCGGAAACTTCTACCAATGAG TTCTATGGTTGATGTCTTTGATGTTATTGTGCAGCGGAAGTGCACACAAATGTTGATTACTGCCATTGGGGTTCTAAAGCATATCCCGGAAGCTTGTATTGTTGGATCACTTCAATTCATTCTAAA AAATTTATCGAACACAGATATATCGTCTCTAGTGAATTCAATTGAAGAAAGAAAGAGCTATCTATCTGGTGATAAATTCAAGACAAT AAATACCCTTTTGACGATGCCATTCAGTGATGTATTCCTTGTCGAATCACTTCGGAAAATGTCATTCACTGAGGTTTTG ttGCTGCTTAGATATCTGCATCATCTGTTGAAATTCGGCGTCGAATCGTACTTggattttattgaaacaaaGTCGCTTACTATTCTACAG ATTGTTGATTGGTTGTGTTTATTACTGGATGCTCACTTTGCtcagttaattctttctaCTGATGCGAGATCAATTTTGGTAGAACTTCATCAAATCACGGAGTCGCAG gTTGTGTTCTACAGTGAGTTGGTTACACTGGAAACATTACTTCAACAACTCAAGAAAAATTGTACGATACCAACGAAAAAGAATGCCGGTCTTTACAACATCCATATACTTCATATTCCTTGA
- the LOC141904606 gene encoding nucleolar protein 11-like isoform X2 yields the protein MKSVPIFNFPGNESSIIGISPANEAKNAIMISQKNQGLTLYDLTDQQLRQSWSIRQGVCITCPSIYCVKTQKYYCIQNNRTIRIFTCDDKHLDKSLKIHTAVHIHNLVTSVYSEPWVVFHDGQISSLADATGIKEIRDQSDGGNIVFAESVDCNGKIYIFVVRCSKLRHLDISLTIEGRGKRKLVTCVLTPPESSMKSDQLTACCLQAQTTGYDLLTLWSSGHLQSTSLCGEVLKTVLRHKIPNITLNTTVAVIDSNHIALMPIQQDGCSGVGIWDCRYGTLQQWSAIPYAIQTKYKIFTMDRYIFVPCGGTIYQCTFSSDALTLNSALGKQSDPEASVESYWAAANKNNKAETYQLEPLTKLLKQIDKETVQPAEFKKILNDVLVLVHNIKQPDAAIASQFHSLWKTCCESKNIWPENLLLELIERKLLPMSSMVDVFDVIVQRKCTQMLITAIGVLKHIPEACIVGSLQFILKNLSNTDISSLVNSIEERKSYLSGDKFKTINTLLTMPFSDVFLVESLRKMSFTEVLLLLRYLHHLLKFGVESYLDFIETKSLTILQIVDWLCLLLDAHFAQLILSTDARSILVELHQITESQPIRKQRLLCDWLSGRDQQVFT from the exons cTGACTGATCAACAATTACGGCAAAGTTGGTCAATACGTCAAGGTGTATGTATTACCTGTCCTTCTATCTACTGTGTAAAAACTCAGAAATATTACTGCATACAAAACAATAGG ACTATAAGAATATTTACATGTGATGACAAACATTTAGATAAGAGCCTAAAGATTCATACAGCAGTCCATATACATAATCTGGTAACGTCGGTGTATTCTGAACCATGGGTTGTTTTTCATGATGGGCAAATTAGTTCTCTTGCGGATGCTACGGGTATCAAAGAAATTCGGGATCAATCGGATGGAGGGAATATCGTCTTTGCTGAATCTGTTGATTGTAATggaaaaatttatatttttgttgttcgATGTTCAAAATTG AGACATTTGGATATTAGTTTAACTATAGAAGGTCGAGGTAAAAGAAAGTTAGTCACCTGTGTATTGACACCTCCAGAAAGTTCCATGAAAAGCGACCAGCTTACAGCATGTTGTTTACAAGCGCAAACAACTGGCTATGACTTATTGACTCTTT GGTCTAGTGGTCATCTACAGTCAACCAGTCTTTGTGGTGAGGTCTTAAAAACAGTTCTACGCCATAAGATTCCTAACATCACCTTAAATACAACCGTAGCAGTAATCGACTCAAATCATATAGCATTAATGCCAATACAACAGGATGGCTGTTCAG GAGTTGGTATATGGGATTGTAGGTATGGTACATTACAGCAGTGGTCGGCAATACCATACGCCATCCAAACCAAGTATAAG attttcactatggatagatatatatttgttcCATGTGGCGGTACAATTTATCAGTGCACATTTTCGAGTGATGCATTAACGTTGAACTCTGCACTTGGTAAACAATCCGATCCTGAAGCTAGTGTAGAAAGCTATTGGGCAgcagcaaataaaaataataaagctGAAACATATCAGTTGGAACCTCTCACTAAATTGCTGAAAcagattgataaagaaacg GTTCAACCGGCAgaattcaagaaaatattgaacGATGTTCTTGTTCTAGTTCACAACATTAAGCAACCAGATGCAGCTATTGCCAGTCAGTTCCATTCCTTATGGAAGACATGTTGTGAGAGCAAGAATATTTGGCCTGAAAATCTTCTGCTGGAACTCATTGAGCGGAAACTTCTACCAATGAG TTCTATGGTTGATGTCTTTGATGTTATTGTGCAGCGGAAGTGCACACAAATGTTGATTACTGCCATTGGGGTTCTAAAGCATATCCCGGAAGCTTGTATTGTTGGATCACTTCAATTCATTCTAAA AAATTTATCGAACACAGATATATCGTCTCTAGTGAATTCAATTGAAGAAAGAAAGAGCTATCTATCTGGTGATAAATTCAAGACAAT AAATACCCTTTTGACGATGCCATTCAGTGATGTATTCCTTGTCGAATCACTTCGGAAAATGTCATTCACTGAGGTTTTG ttGCTGCTTAGATATCTGCATCATCTGTTGAAATTCGGCGTCGAATCGTACTTggattttattgaaacaaaGTCGCTTACTATTCTACAG ATTGTTGATTGGTTGTGTTTATTACTGGATGCTCACTTTGCtcagttaattctttctaCTGATGCGAGATCAATTTTGGTAGAACTTCATCAAATCACGGAGTCGCAG ccaatcagaaagcaaagactcctctgtgattggcttagcggcagagatcagcaggtgttcacatGA
- the LOC141904606 gene encoding nucleolar protein 11-like isoform X1, protein MKSVPIFNFPGNESSIIGISPANEAKNAIMISQKNQGLTLYDLTDQQLRQSWSIRQGVCITCPSIYCVKTQKYYCIQNNRTIRIFTCDDKHLDKSLKIHTAVHIHNLVTSVYSEPWVVFHDGQISSLADATGIKEIRDQSDGGNIVFAESVDCNGKIYIFVVRCSKLRHLDISLTIEGRGKRKLVTCVLTPPESSMKSDQLTACCLQAQTTGYDLLTLWSSGHLQSTSLCGEVLKTVLRHKIPNITLNTTVAVIDSNHIALMPIQQDGCSGVGIWDCRYGTLQQWSAIPYAIQTKYKIFTMDRYIFVPCGGTIYQCTFSSDALTLNSALGKQSDPEASVESYWAAANKNNKAETYQLEPLTKLLKQIDKETVQPAEFKKILNDVLVLVHNIKQPDAAIASQFHSLWKTCCESKNIWPENLLLELIERKLLPMSSMVDVFDVIVQRKCTQMLITAIGVLKHIPEACIVGSLQFILKNLSNTDISSLVNSIEERKSYLSGDKFKTINTLLTMPFSDVFLVESLRKMSFTEVLLLLRYLHHLLKFGVESYLDFIETKSLTILQIVDWLCLLLDAHFAQLILSTDARSILVELHQITESQVVFYSELVTLETLLQQLKKNCTIPTKKNAGLYNIHILHIP, encoded by the exons cTGACTGATCAACAATTACGGCAAAGTTGGTCAATACGTCAAGGTGTATGTATTACCTGTCCTTCTATCTACTGTGTAAAAACTCAGAAATATTACTGCATACAAAACAATAGG ACTATAAGAATATTTACATGTGATGACAAACATTTAGATAAGAGCCTAAAGATTCATACAGCAGTCCATATACATAATCTGGTAACGTCGGTGTATTCTGAACCATGGGTTGTTTTTCATGATGGGCAAATTAGTTCTCTTGCGGATGCTACGGGTATCAAAGAAATTCGGGATCAATCGGATGGAGGGAATATCGTCTTTGCTGAATCTGTTGATTGTAATggaaaaatttatatttttgttgttcgATGTTCAAAATTG AGACATTTGGATATTAGTTTAACTATAGAAGGTCGAGGTAAAAGAAAGTTAGTCACCTGTGTATTGACACCTCCAGAAAGTTCCATGAAAAGCGACCAGCTTACAGCATGTTGTTTACAAGCGCAAACAACTGGCTATGACTTATTGACTCTTT GGTCTAGTGGTCATCTACAGTCAACCAGTCTTTGTGGTGAGGTCTTAAAAACAGTTCTACGCCATAAGATTCCTAACATCACCTTAAATACAACCGTAGCAGTAATCGACTCAAATCATATAGCATTAATGCCAATACAACAGGATGGCTGTTCAG GAGTTGGTATATGGGATTGTAGGTATGGTACATTACAGCAGTGGTCGGCAATACCATACGCCATCCAAACCAAGTATAAG attttcactatggatagatatatatttgttcCATGTGGCGGTACAATTTATCAGTGCACATTTTCGAGTGATGCATTAACGTTGAACTCTGCACTTGGTAAACAATCCGATCCTGAAGCTAGTGTAGAAAGCTATTGGGCAgcagcaaataaaaataataaagctGAAACATATCAGTTGGAACCTCTCACTAAATTGCTGAAAcagattgataaagaaacg GTTCAACCGGCAgaattcaagaaaatattgaacGATGTTCTTGTTCTAGTTCACAACATTAAGCAACCAGATGCAGCTATTGCCAGTCAGTTCCATTCCTTATGGAAGACATGTTGTGAGAGCAAGAATATTTGGCCTGAAAATCTTCTGCTGGAACTCATTGAGCGGAAACTTCTACCAATGAG TTCTATGGTTGATGTCTTTGATGTTATTGTGCAGCGGAAGTGCACACAAATGTTGATTACTGCCATTGGGGTTCTAAAGCATATCCCGGAAGCTTGTATTGTTGGATCACTTCAATTCATTCTAAA AAATTTATCGAACACAGATATATCGTCTCTAGTGAATTCAATTGAAGAAAGAAAGAGCTATCTATCTGGTGATAAATTCAAGACAAT AAATACCCTTTTGACGATGCCATTCAGTGATGTATTCCTTGTCGAATCACTTCGGAAAATGTCATTCACTGAGGTTTTG ttGCTGCTTAGATATCTGCATCATCTGTTGAAATTCGGCGTCGAATCGTACTTggattttattgaaacaaaGTCGCTTACTATTCTACAG ATTGTTGATTGGTTGTGTTTATTACTGGATGCTCACTTTGCtcagttaattctttctaCTGATGCGAGATCAATTTTGGTAGAACTTCATCAAATCACGGAGTCGCAG gTTGTGTTCTACAGTGAGTTGGTTACACTGGAAACATTACTTCAACAACTCAAGAAAAATTGTACGATACCAACGAAAAAGAATGCCGGTCTTTACAACATCCATATACTTCATATTCCTTGA